Proteins co-encoded in one Actinomycetes bacterium genomic window:
- a CDS encoding HD domain-containing protein, giving the protein MKLQPLHRAGRFFSTAFGGGPDAADLEWAAGWLTEREATLFARMRASDRGHSVAVARAVERHFAALGEDPPEWMMAAALMHDVGKSVPDLGVYGRTVATLSGWVGGADMSEQWADTTGFTRKVGLYMQYPRLGADLLSVAGSDSRVVAWAAEHHLLEEDWTVPVEQGRILAAADGGKLD; this is encoded by the coding sequence GTGAAGCTCCAGCCGCTGCACCGCGCAGGTCGGTTCTTCTCGACCGCTTTCGGTGGTGGACCGGATGCGGCCGATCTCGAGTGGGCGGCGGGTTGGCTCACCGAACGCGAGGCTACGCTCTTTGCGCGGATGCGCGCCTCGGACCGTGGCCACTCCGTGGCAGTGGCCCGGGCGGTGGAGCGCCATTTCGCCGCTCTCGGCGAGGATCCACCAGAGTGGATGATGGCTGCGGCGCTGATGCACGACGTGGGCAAGTCGGTGCCCGACCTCGGGGTCTATGGCCGCACGGTGGCCACACTGTCGGGCTGGGTGGGCGGCGCCGACATGTCCGAGCAATGGGCGGACACCACCGGGTTCACGCGCAAGGTCGGCCTCTACATGCAGTACCCACGGCTGGGTGCCGACCTGCTGAGCGTCGCCGGGAGCGACTCGCGGGTCGTGGCGTGGGCGGCTGAGCACCACCTGCTCGAGGAAGACTGGACCGTGCCGGTCGAGCAGGGTCGGATCCTCGCCGCCGCGGACGGCGGCAAGCTCGACTGA
- a CDS encoding CTP synthase — protein MAKHIFVTGGVASSLGKGLTASSLGRLLKARGLQVTMQKLDPYINVDPGTMNPFEHGEVYVTEDGGETDLDLGHYERFIDENLTRDSNATTGSIYSAVLAKERRGEYLGKTVQVIPHITNEIKDRISRLAIDGTDVVITEIGGTVGDIEILPFLEAIRQFRLDVGRENVCYVHVTLIPFIGPSGEQKTKPTQHSVTELRSRGIQPDAIVCRSEEEISGDLKRKISSLCDVPPEAVVNAADADSLYDIPLVVHDEGLDSVVCDILRLPEVQPDLTEWRELVDSVNSADFPTRIGIIGKYVSLPDAYLSVVESLNHASFAHGCDVQIEWIQAEDVEGLLAEGRLRDLDGIVIPGGFGERGVEGKVAAATYARENDVPCLGLCLGMQVMTIEWARNGLGLDNANSTEFDPQTPHPVIDLMDSQRDIVDKGGTMRLGACIAQLDDNSVVAKAYGTTVVSERHRHRYEFNPIYRRRFEGSGLRCSGTSPDGRLVEFIELADHPFWVATQAHPEFKSRPTRPAPLFDAFMAASKGRAEGRNPHLLDLKAGDGEPTGDTADLRG, from the coding sequence GTGGCCAAGCACATCTTCGTCACCGGCGGAGTCGCATCAAGCCTCGGCAAGGGGCTCACCGCCTCCTCCCTTGGCCGACTCCTCAAGGCCCGGGGCCTGCAAGTGACGATGCAGAAGCTCGACCCCTACATAAACGTCGACCCCGGCACGATGAACCCGTTCGAGCACGGTGAGGTGTACGTCACCGAAGACGGCGGCGAGACCGACCTCGACCTGGGCCACTACGAGCGGTTCATCGACGAGAACCTCACGCGTGACTCCAATGCCACCACCGGGTCGATCTACTCCGCGGTGCTCGCCAAGGAGCGGCGGGGCGAGTACCTCGGCAAGACGGTGCAGGTGATCCCGCACATCACCAACGAGATCAAGGACCGCATCTCGCGCCTCGCGATCGACGGCACCGACGTGGTGATCACCGAGATCGGTGGCACGGTCGGTGACATCGAGATTCTTCCGTTCCTCGAGGCCATCAGGCAGTTCCGCCTCGATGTGGGTCGCGAGAACGTCTGCTACGTGCACGTCACGCTGATCCCGTTCATAGGGCCGTCGGGCGAGCAGAAGACCAAGCCCACACAGCACTCGGTCACCGAGCTGCGCAGCCGTGGAATCCAGCCCGATGCCATCGTGTGCCGCTCGGAGGAGGAGATCTCCGGCGACCTGAAGCGCAAGATCTCCTCGCTTTGCGACGTGCCGCCCGAAGCGGTCGTCAACGCGGCCGACGCCGACAGCCTCTACGACATCCCGCTGGTCGTGCACGACGAGGGGCTCGACTCGGTGGTCTGCGACATTCTCCGACTGCCGGAGGTGCAGCCGGACCTGACCGAATGGCGTGAGCTGGTCGACAGCGTCAACTCGGCCGACTTCCCGACCCGAATCGGGATCATCGGCAAGTACGTGAGCCTGCCGGATGCCTACCTCTCGGTCGTGGAGTCGCTCAACCATGCGTCGTTCGCGCATGGATGTGACGTGCAGATCGAGTGGATCCAGGCCGAGGACGTGGAGGGGCTGCTCGCCGAAGGCCGTCTGCGTGACCTCGACGGGATCGTGATTCCCGGAGGCTTCGGTGAGCGCGGAGTGGAGGGCAAGGTCGCCGCAGCCACCTACGCCCGCGAGAACGACGTGCCCTGCCTGGGGCTATGTCTGGGCATGCAGGTGATGACGATCGAGTGGGCCCGCAATGGTTTGGGCCTCGACAACGCCAACTCCACCGAGTTCGACCCCCAGACGCCGCATCCGGTCATCGACCTGATGGACTCCCAGCGCGACATCGTCGACAAGGGCGGCACCATGCGCCTGGGCGCGTGCATCGCCCAGCTCGACGACAACTCCGTGGTGGCAAAGGCCTACGGCACCACGGTGGTGTCAGAGCGTCACCGCCACCGCTACGAATTCAACCCGATCTACCGCCGGCGTTTCGAGGGCTCCGGGCTTCGCTGCTCGGGCACGTCACCCGATGGCCGCCTGGTGGAGTTCATCGAGCTCGCGGACCATCCGTTCTGGGTTGCCACCCAGGCCCACCCGGAGTTCAAGAGCCGACCCACGCGCCCCGCGCCGCTGTTCGACGCCTTCATGGCCGCTTCCAAGGGTCGTGCCGAGGGTCGCAACCCGCATCTTCTCGACCTCAAGGCCGGCGACGGGGAGCCAACGGGCGACACTGCCGACCTGCGCGGCTGA
- a CDS encoding copper transporter: MINIRFHVVSLVAVFLALGVGVAMGASFIDRATVDSMRGRVDDLETGFRERGGRLDEYRDFLKANDEAAQALTEQGSRASAATLTDNGVVLVVPASGLPDGSVDDLTAVLENAGASVLGRVVIQPAIAETPSGGGAGVQADSPAQRANELAAALAVLSAEPPDVEAPPAPVDPAAPPVDPVLVNEAAARDTIEGFSEAGLIGLDAAGQPAEVAFPETTGVRYLVVVAAAAEPSATDWMIPFVEDYGSESGTTMLVAGVEEAREPGDTPASPEQGEELPAVLEPIRSGAASNEVSSVQFATEPLARLSVVYGMQALVEGIVGHYGLGEGVSVPYPPTAQE, encoded by the coding sequence ATGATCAACATCCGTTTCCACGTGGTGAGCCTCGTGGCCGTGTTCCTGGCGCTCGGTGTCGGTGTGGCCATGGGCGCGTCCTTCATCGACCGGGCGACGGTCGACTCGATGCGCGGCCGCGTCGATGACCTCGAGACCGGCTTTCGCGAGCGTGGCGGCCGGCTCGATGAGTACAGGGACTTCCTGAAGGCGAACGACGAGGCGGCACAGGCTCTCACCGAGCAGGGGAGCAGGGCATCGGCAGCCACGTTGACGGACAACGGCGTGGTGCTCGTTGTTCCCGCATCGGGCCTGCCTGATGGCTCGGTCGATGACCTCACCGCCGTGCTCGAGAATGCCGGCGCCTCGGTGCTCGGCCGAGTGGTGATCCAACCGGCCATCGCTGAGACCCCGAGCGGGGGCGGCGCCGGGGTGCAAGCGGACTCGCCTGCTCAGCGCGCCAATGAACTCGCAGCGGCGCTGGCCGTGCTGTCAGCCGAGCCACCCGATGTCGAGGCGCCCCCGGCGCCGGTGGACCCAGCGGCACCACCGGTGGATCCGGTGCTTGTCAATGAGGCCGCCGCGCGCGACACAATCGAGGGGTTCTCCGAGGCCGGCCTGATCGGGCTCGACGCCGCGGGACAGCCCGCCGAGGTGGCGTTTCCCGAGACGACAGGAGTGCGATACCTCGTGGTCGTGGCGGCCGCGGCGGAGCCATCGGCCACCGACTGGATGATTCCCTTCGTCGAGGACTACGGGTCGGAGTCGGGCACCACGATGCTGGTGGCAGGCGTGGAGGAGGCCCGCGAACCCGGCGACACTCCGGCTTCGCCCGAGCAGGGAGAGGAGCTGCCGGCCGTGCTCGAACCGATCCGCAGCGGTGCGGCATCCAACGAGGTGAGTTCGGTGCAGTTCGCCACCGAACCGTTGGCCCGTCTCTCGGTCGTCTACGGAATGCAGGCCCTGGTGGAGGGCATCGTCGGCCACTACGGCCTCGGCGAGGGAGTCAGCGTCCCCTACCCGCCGACGGCCCAGGAGTGA
- the trpS gene encoding tryptophan--tRNA ligase encodes MFSGIQPTGDLHLGNLLGAVRHWVNDQHVDDSVFCVVDLHALTVPKQPGEVGSRTLELAQVLIACGLDPEVCVLFAQSHVPQHAELGWILQCSTSFGELNRMTQFKDKSSKQKDFVSAGLFAYPSLQAADILLYDTDRVPVGEDQRQHIELTRDVAERFNGQYGETFVLPEAVLPPAAARVMDLQEPANKMSKSAESDAGTILLTDELARTAKKIKRAVTDSDNEVRWDPVDKPGVSNLLGILGATTGRDPEALADEYDQYGPLKGDTADAVTAMLEPIQARFAELTADPGETARLMALGAAKASEIAVPVLDRVMERLGLLPRG; translated from the coding sequence GTGTTTTCAGGCATCCAACCAACTGGCGACCTCCACCTCGGCAACCTGTTGGGCGCCGTGCGCCACTGGGTGAACGACCAGCACGTTGACGACAGCGTGTTCTGTGTTGTCGACCTGCATGCCCTCACCGTGCCCAAGCAGCCCGGCGAGGTGGGCTCACGCACCCTGGAGCTGGCCCAGGTGCTCATCGCCTGCGGGCTCGACCCCGAGGTCTGCGTGCTCTTCGCACAGAGCCACGTGCCCCAGCACGCGGAGCTCGGCTGGATCCTGCAGTGCAGCACCAGCTTCGGTGAGCTCAACCGCATGACGCAGTTCAAGGACAAGTCCTCGAAGCAGAAGGACTTCGTATCCGCCGGGCTGTTCGCGTACCCGTCGCTGCAGGCCGCCGACATCCTGCTCTACGACACCGACCGGGTGCCTGTTGGTGAGGACCAGCGCCAGCACATCGAACTCACCCGCGACGTCGCTGAGCGATTCAACGGCCAGTACGGCGAGACCTTCGTGCTGCCCGAGGCCGTGCTCCCGCCTGCGGCGGCCCGCGTGATGGACCTGCAGGAACCGGCGAACAAGATGTCCAAGTCGGCCGAGTCCGACGCCGGCACGATCCTGCTCACCGACGAGCTCGCCCGTACCGCCAAGAAGATCAAGCGTGCGGTAACCGACTCGGACAACGAGGTGCGCTGGGACCCTGTGGACAAGCCCGGCGTTTCCAACCTGCTGGGGATCCTCGGTGCCACCACCGGACGCGACCCTGAGGCCCTCGCGGATGAGTACGACCAGTACGGTCCCCTCAAGGGCGACACCGCCGATGCCGTGACGGCGATGCTCGAGCCGATTCAGGCACGCTTCGCCGAACTCACCGCCGATCCCGGCGAAACAGCCCGCCTGATGGCTCTCGGAGCAGCCAAGGCGTCCGAGATTGCTGTTCCCGTACTGGATCGCGTGATGGAGCGCCTCGGCCTGCTCCCCCGCGGCTAG
- a CDS encoding NUDIX hydrolase, giving the protein MGEFRPLGEEQLHSGHVIDLYRSRFETPDGSEIVRDVVRHPGAVSVVPVLDSGEVVLVRQFRAPLNRRMLEIPAGKLDVEGEDLEDAAQRELAEEVGLVAENLEKLATFHNSVGFSDEESHVFVATGLKEVGRDRQGPEEQHMDEVRMPLADTPAAMQAGEITDAKTVIGLLMARERLSAR; this is encoded by the coding sequence GTGGGTGAGTTCCGCCCGCTTGGCGAGGAGCAGCTCCACTCGGGCCACGTGATCGACCTGTACCGGTCGCGCTTCGAGACGCCCGATGGATCCGAGATCGTGCGCGACGTGGTGCGCCACCCCGGGGCCGTCTCGGTGGTACCCGTGCTCGACTCCGGTGAGGTGGTACTCGTGCGCCAGTTCCGGGCCCCGCTCAATCGCAGGATGCTCGAGATCCCCGCCGGCAAGCTCGACGTGGAGGGCGAGGACCTCGAGGATGCGGCGCAGCGCGAGCTTGCCGAAGAGGTGGGGCTGGTCGCTGAGAACCTCGAGAAGCTGGCCACGTTCCACAACTCGGTCGGGTTCTCCGACGAGGAGAGCCATGTGTTCGTGGCCACGGGCCTCAAGGAGGTGGGGCGTGACCGCCAGGGTCCGGAGGAGCAGCACATGGACGAGGTGCGCATGCCCCTGGCGGATACACCGGCCGCGATGCAGGCCGGGGAGATCACTGACGCGAAGACCGTGATCGGACTGTTGATGGCACGCGAGCGGCTGTCGGCGCGCTGA
- a CDS encoding segregation/condensation protein A, whose amino-acid sequence MPYDVQTPVFEGPFDLLLHLILREQVDLYEVSLSTIVDGYLAHLAQMEDFDLEIATEFLLIASTLVELKTKRLLPDDPDLDLDDELALWEERDLLLSRLLECKTFKDAAQVISALHNVASRSVPRVVGPDERFVELTPDLLEGVKPEQVRKAFLRAMQPKAQPRIDLFHVAPIKVSVMDAVADLCRELPARRRATFRDLTSQMVERMEVIVNFLAILELFKQGLIDLRQPETFGDIEVVWCGPEAMGAAELEAVDVYDG is encoded by the coding sequence GTGCCGTACGACGTGCAGACCCCTGTGTTCGAGGGGCCCTTCGATCTGTTGTTGCACCTGATCCTGCGCGAGCAGGTGGACCTCTACGAGGTGTCGCTCTCCACGATCGTTGACGGCTACCTCGCCCATCTCGCACAGATGGAAGACTTCGACCTCGAGATCGCCACCGAGTTCCTGCTGATTGCCTCCACACTGGTCGAGCTGAAGACCAAGCGGCTGCTCCCCGATGATCCCGACCTGGATCTGGATGACGAGCTGGCGCTGTGGGAAGAGCGCGATCTCCTGCTGTCACGCCTGCTGGAGTGCAAGACCTTCAAGGACGCAGCACAGGTCATTTCGGCGCTTCACAACGTGGCCTCGAGGTCGGTGCCCCGTGTTGTCGGCCCCGACGAGCGCTTCGTGGAGCTCACCCCCGACCTGCTCGAGGGTGTGAAGCCTGAGCAGGTTCGCAAGGCGTTCCTGAGGGCGATGCAGCCCAAGGCGCAGCCCCGGATCGACCTGTTCCACGTGGCACCCATCAAGGTGTCGGTGATGGACGCCGTTGCCGACCTGTGCCGCGAGCTTCCCGCCCGGCGTCGTGCCACCTTCCGTGACCTCACCTCACAGATGGTGGAGCGCATGGAGGTGATCGTGAACTTCCTGGCGATCCTCGAGCTGTTCAAGCAGGGCCTGATAGACCTGCGCCAGCCGGAAACCTTCGGTGACATCGAGGTCGTCTGGTGTGGTCCCGAGGCGATGGGCGCTGCAGAGCTGGAGGCTGTGGATGTCTACGACGGCTGA
- a CDS encoding tyrosine recombinase — MAARSATRAPTVAELPIEAEGFLTHLTVERGRSERTVSAYRADLRRFCGFMADRGVPPLQATEDDVVAWSARLRSSGLAASSVTRMLVSVRGLFRHVVAEGILVTDPTQDVELPGQPDALPKALSTAAVESILDAAATAAASGDLMGIRDSALLEFLYGTGARVSEACGLRFGDLDMDAGLARLLGKRDKERVVPIGRPAVRALAVWLDDGRPAVINAKADRDSLDAVFLGVRGRRLSRQAAWTAIRQRATQAGVKGDISPHVLRHSCATHMLEGGADIRTVAEMLGHASVSTTQVYTRVATDRLFEAYRAAHPRATAGRRR, encoded by the coding sequence ATGGCCGCGCGGTCGGCCACCCGGGCTCCAACGGTTGCGGAGCTGCCGATCGAGGCGGAGGGGTTCCTGACCCACCTCACGGTGGAACGGGGCCGCTCGGAACGCACCGTCTCGGCCTATCGGGCCGACCTGCGTCGGTTCTGCGGATTCATGGCCGACAGGGGAGTGCCGCCGCTGCAAGCCACCGAGGACGACGTCGTGGCATGGTCAGCGCGACTTCGTTCCTCAGGCCTTGCCGCCTCGTCGGTCACCCGGATGCTGGTGTCGGTCAGAGGCCTGTTTCGCCACGTCGTCGCAGAGGGAATCCTGGTCACTGACCCCACCCAGGATGTGGAGCTGCCGGGCCAGCCGGACGCCCTGCCCAAGGCACTCTCGACAGCCGCCGTGGAGTCCATCCTGGATGCCGCAGCCACGGCTGCCGCCAGCGGCGATCTGATGGGCATTCGTGACTCGGCGCTGCTCGAGTTCCTGTATGGCACGGGCGCGCGGGTGAGCGAGGCCTGCGGGCTTCGTTTCGGTGACCTCGACATGGACGCCGGTCTCGCCCGCTTGCTCGGCAAGCGCGACAAGGAGCGTGTGGTGCCCATCGGCCGACCCGCCGTGCGGGCACTGGCGGTCTGGCTCGACGACGGCCGTCCAGCGGTGATCAACGCCAAGGCCGACCGCGATTCGCTCGATGCGGTGTTCCTCGGGGTCAGGGGTCGCCGGCTGTCCCGCCAGGCCGCGTGGACGGCGATTCGCCAACGAGCGACACAGGCAGGCGTGAAGGGCGACATCAGCCCACACGTGTTGCGGCACTCGTGTGCCACCCACATGCTGGAGGGCGGCGCCGACATCCGAACGGTGGCCGAGATGCTGGGGCACGCTTCGGTCAGCACCACCCAGGTGTACACGCGGGTTGCCACCGACCGACTGTTCGAGGCGTACCGGGCGGCGCACCCGCGGGCCACAGCCGGCAGGCGCAGGTGA
- a CDS encoding glycosyltransferase family 4 protein → MTGALHSALQLLGPSTGGIRGHVAQLSRGLADRGVSAPVVGPAGVMEGLGGQAGVVAVPESLDPRGLVAARRQLRQWRGGTQLVHAHGLKAAWTALAGRPSRPLVVTVHNIVLDESAGRSAAVQRSLERQVLARADRVIALTSQMAEQLSQFVPAKRIRVALPASPPPVVRQDRSAVRAGLGIDDATALVVCVARLHPQKDLPTLLRAWQSVHRTHPEAVLLVVGDGPLRSELDALHDSLGLGDSARLVGARPHAVDEIAAADVAVMTSIWEGAALVLAETTQLGVPMVSTPTGLAPEVLDGTVGGTIVPFGDDAAVAEALCRMLDDPEASAAMGALGRDRARQVFEPARAVEEIMATYLELVE, encoded by the coding sequence GTGACGGGAGCACTCCACTCCGCCCTCCAGCTGCTGGGTCCGTCGACGGGCGGCATCCGCGGCCACGTCGCCCAGCTCTCCAGGGGGCTGGCAGACAGGGGTGTCAGTGCCCCTGTTGTGGGTCCGGCCGGTGTCATGGAGGGACTCGGGGGGCAGGCCGGGGTGGTCGCTGTGCCGGAATCCCTCGATCCACGGGGGCTGGTGGCCGCGCGGCGCCAGCTGCGCCAGTGGCGGGGCGGCACACAGCTCGTGCATGCGCACGGCCTGAAGGCTGCCTGGACGGCGCTTGCGGGGCGGCCGTCGCGGCCACTGGTGGTGACCGTGCACAACATCGTGCTCGACGAGTCCGCCGGCAGGTCCGCCGCGGTGCAGCGGTCCCTCGAGCGCCAGGTGCTCGCCCGGGCCGACCGTGTGATTGCGCTCACCTCGCAGATGGCCGAGCAGCTCTCGCAGTTCGTGCCTGCCAAGCGGATCCGCGTGGCCTTGCCGGCCTCGCCGCCACCGGTCGTCCGCCAGGACCGCTCGGCCGTGCGGGCCGGGCTCGGTATCGACGATGCCACTGCGCTCGTGGTGTGCGTGGCCCGGCTGCACCCCCAGAAGGACCTGCCGACCTTGCTTCGGGCATGGCAGTCGGTGCACCGCACCCACCCCGAGGCCGTGCTGCTGGTGGTGGGCGATGGTCCCTTGCGCTCCGAGCTGGACGCCCTGCACGACTCGCTCGGCCTGGGCGACTCCGCCCGGCTCGTGGGGGCACGGCCCCACGCCGTGGACGAGATCGCGGCGGCCGATGTGGCCGTGATGACGTCGATTTGGGAAGGGGCGGCGCTCGTGCTGGCCGAGACGACACAACTCGGCGTCCCGATGGTCTCCACCCCCACCGGCCTGGCGCCCGAGGTGCTCGACGGCACCGTCGGCGGCACGATCGTGCCCTTCGGAGACGATGCCGCGGTCGCCGAGGCCCTCTGCCGTATGTTGGACGATCCGGAGGCCTCAGCCGCCATGGGTGCGCTCGGCCGAGACCGGGCCCGGCAGGTCTTCGAACCCGCCCGCGCCGTCGAGGAGATCATGGCCACCTATCTGGAGCTCGTCGAGTGA
- the scpB gene encoding SMC-Scp complex subunit ScpB — protein sequence MSTTADDSAPEGGDHSAVEGGDHTELRRTLEAVLMVAEEPTEARLLGELCEVKPAIVEQVLASMAATYESEGRGFALVNVAGGWRFQSHESQNAYVERFVLTGQSARLSAAALETLAIVAYKQPISRAQVAAIRGVNVDGVIRTLTQRGYIAEIGQDPGPGQASLFGTTSMFLERLGLNSVDELPSLGDFIPEADVVEQLERGLRIEDDDAEVAAAEVAVADSGD from the coding sequence ATGTCTACGACGGCTGACGATTCCGCTCCCGAGGGCGGCGACCACTCCGCCGTGGAGGGCGGCGACCACACCGAGCTGCGCCGCACTCTTGAAGCTGTGCTGATGGTGGCCGAGGAGCCGACCGAGGCCCGGTTGCTCGGCGAGCTGTGCGAGGTGAAGCCGGCGATCGTGGAGCAGGTGCTCGCCTCCATGGCCGCCACCTATGAGAGCGAGGGCAGGGGCTTTGCACTGGTCAACGTCGCCGGTGGGTGGCGGTTCCAGAGCCACGAGTCTCAGAACGCCTACGTGGAGCGCTTCGTGCTCACGGGCCAGTCGGCCCGGCTTTCGGCAGCCGCGCTGGAGACACTCGCCATCGTGGCCTACAAGCAGCCGATCTCAAGGGCGCAGGTGGCCGCGATCCGCGGCGTCAACGTCGACGGCGTGATCCGCACGCTCACCCAGCGGGGATATATCGCCGAGATCGGCCAGGATCCCGGACCGGGCCAGGCGTCGTTGTTCGGCACAACCTCCATGTTCCTGGAGCGCCTCGGCCTCAACAGCGTCGACGAGTTGCCGTCGCTCGGTGACTTCATCCCCGAAGCCGACGTCGTCGAGCAGCTCGAGCGGGGCCTTCGCATCGAAGACGATGATGCCGAGGTCGCTGCGGCGGAGGTGGCGGTCGCCGATTCCGGTGACTGA
- the murJ gene encoding murein biosynthesis integral membrane protein MurJ: protein MSANQLEVRNRAAVRMSGLTLLSRITGFARVVVVAAVLGTSYLGNVYQSSNAIPNILFELFAAGALQSVLVPIMVDAIDRHRQEDAEHTAGVVLGAMVSLLAAIVAAGMVAAPWIMSILVSGVQDPAIREAQVELGTFMLWFFLPQIVFYGLNLVSTAVLNARNSFALPVFAPTVNNVVVIGVYVVFGLMRGGQAPSLELTLAEKLVLALGTTAGVVAFCLVPLAGLWRSGFHLRPRLEVRHPVLGRLAREGSWAAGFLALTQVLLVVVLVLSNRAEGGVVVYQLAFVLFMLPNSLFAVPVFTTVFPTLTRDERAGDYESFATEVGRATRSITFLTIASAAALVALSLPLAELVARGNASAQVDEIAGAIAAFAIGLPAYSMLLFLTRVSYAYRDTPSPTLVNLGVAVVGAVAMWSFVEMADEAHTVTAIGVGFSVAQVLGALTLAAVVRTRMHRHEVRVTAVLLPLLRSMVASAVGAVVGWLVADALLDAAGGSPVGVVMAATAVAVGAVVLALVTLAVQWLLGGPGPAAAVRSLGAAEGRVASLGARS from the coding sequence GTGAGCGCCAACCAGCTGGAGGTGCGCAACCGCGCGGCGGTGCGCATGAGCGGCCTCACGCTGCTCAGCCGGATCACAGGCTTCGCCCGTGTGGTGGTCGTGGCCGCCGTGCTCGGCACGTCGTACCTCGGCAACGTCTACCAGTCGTCCAATGCCATTCCGAACATCCTGTTCGAGCTGTTCGCCGCCGGGGCCCTGCAGTCGGTGCTGGTGCCGATCATGGTCGACGCCATCGACCGGCACCGCCAGGAGGACGCCGAGCACACCGCGGGTGTGGTGCTCGGCGCGATGGTGTCGCTGCTGGCCGCGATCGTCGCGGCAGGAATGGTCGCCGCTCCGTGGATCATGTCGATTCTCGTGTCAGGCGTGCAGGATCCGGCGATCCGCGAGGCGCAGGTCGAACTCGGCACGTTCATGCTGTGGTTCTTCCTGCCCCAGATCGTCTTCTACGGCCTCAACCTGGTTTCCACGGCCGTACTCAATGCGCGCAACTCGTTCGCCCTGCCGGTGTTCGCCCCGACTGTGAACAACGTCGTGGTCATCGGTGTGTACGTGGTGTTCGGGTTGATGCGGGGCGGCCAGGCACCATCGCTCGAGCTCACATTGGCCGAGAAGTTGGTGCTGGCGCTGGGCACCACGGCCGGCGTGGTGGCGTTCTGCCTCGTACCACTCGCCGGCCTCTGGCGTTCGGGGTTCCACCTGCGGCCGCGCCTCGAAGTCCGCCACCCCGTGTTGGGCAGGCTGGCCCGCGAGGGGAGCTGGGCCGCCGGGTTCCTCGCTCTGACCCAGGTGCTGCTCGTGGTCGTGCTGGTGCTGTCGAACCGGGCGGAGGGCGGCGTCGTGGTGTACCAGCTCGCCTTCGTCCTGTTCATGCTGCCCAACTCGCTGTTCGCAGTACCCGTTTTCACCACTGTGTTTCCCACCCTCACCCGCGACGAGCGCGCCGGTGACTACGAGTCGTTCGCGACCGAGGTGGGGCGTGCGACCCGGTCGATCACGTTCCTCACGATTGCTTCGGCCGCGGCGCTGGTGGCGCTGTCGCTGCCCCTGGCGGAACTGGTGGCGCGTGGCAACGCAAGCGCGCAGGTGGACGAGATCGCCGGGGCCATCGCGGCGTTCGCGATCGGCTTGCCCGCCTATTCGATGCTGTTGTTCCTCACTCGGGTCAGCTACGCATACCGGGACACTCCGTCGCCCACGTTGGTGAACCTCGGTGTCGCTGTCGTGGGCGCCGTGGCCATGTGGAGCTTCGTCGAGATGGCTGACGAGGCTCACACGGTGACGGCCATCGGCGTCGGGTTCTCGGTGGCACAGGTGCTCGGTGCACTGACCCTTGCGGCCGTGGTGCGTACGCGCATGCACCGCCACGAGGTGCGCGTCACAGCGGTGCTGCTTCCCCTGCTGCGCTCGATGGTGGCGTCGGCGGTCGGCGCGGTTGTCGGATGGTTGGTCGCGGACGCCCTGCTCGACGCAGCCGGCGGATCGCCGGTCGGGGTTGTGATGGCGGCGACAGCAGTCGCCGTGGGTGCCGTGGTGCTGGCGCTGGTGACGCTCGCGGTCCAGTGGCTGCTCGGCGGGCCGGGACCGGCCGCGGCGGTGCGCTCGCTAGGGGCGGCCGAGGGACGAGTTGCCAGCCTGGGGGCCCGGTCGTGA